A stretch of DNA from Micromonospora sp. NBC_01813:
CCTGCACGATGAGGTCGAACAGCAGCGCCAACACCCGTGAACCGACCCTGGCCAGCCGTACCTCGACCTCGACGGCCTCGCCACCGACCAGCCTGGTGCCCCCGGTTGTCTGCACGGTCACCCCGTCAGTGAACACTATGGGTCGGGAGGTGGCCGTGGACCTCGACGCGTACGTGGCCGAGCACGAGCCGCAATGGCGGCGCCTCGAACAGCTCGTCCGTGGCCGGCAACTCTCCGTCGGCGAAGTCGACGAGTTGGTGGCGCTCTACCAGCGTACCGCCACGCACTTGTCGGTCGTCCGGAGCCGGTCGCCGGATCCGGCGCTGGTGGCCCGACTCTCCGGGCTGGTGCTGGCCGCCCGGTCGCGGCTGACCGGCGCGCGGACGGTGCGATGGGCGCAGGTCGGCAGGTTCTTCACCACCGACTTCCCGCAGGCGGTCTTCCGGGCGGCGCCGTGGTGGGGTGCGGTGGCGGTCGGGTTCTGCGCGCTGACCGGATTCCTGATGTGGTGGGTGGCCGACAATCCGGACAGCGCCCGGCTGCTGATCGGCGATCAGGCGGCCAGCGAACTCGCCGAGTCGAGCTTCGCCGGCTACTACACCCAGTACGCCGCACCGAACTTCGCCGTCCAGTTGTTCACCCACAACTCCTGGTTGGCCGCGCAGTGTCTGGCCGCCGGGATCCTGGTGCTTCCGGTGCTGTACCTGCTCTGGATGAACGCGCTGAACATCGGAGTGACCGGCGGGGTGATGATCTCCTACGACCGGGCGGACGTCTTCTTCGGCCTGATCACCCCGCACGGGCTGCTCGAACTCACCGGGGTGTTCATCGCCGCCGGGGTGGGGCTGCGGATCGGCGGCGCGTGGATCTCACCGCCCGCGCACCTGAGTCGGAGCCGGGCAGTGGCGCAGGCCGGCCTCTCCGGGGTGCTGGTGGCCCTCGGCCTGGTGCTGGTGTTCGCGGCCGCCGGGCTGATCGAGGCGTTCGTCACCCCGGCACCGTTGCCGACCTGGCTGCGGGTCGGGATCGGCGCCTCGGTCTGGCTCGCCTTCCTCGGCTACGTCGTCACCTGCGGCTCCCGCCGCTCCCGCCGCCACCCGCTCTCATGATCGCGACGATCTTGCAGTTATCGAGAGGATTTGTCCAAGATGTCCATCGATAAGTGCAAGATCGTCGCGATCTTGGTAGTTGGCTAGGACTGCATGCACACGGTCGGGTGGGAAGGCAGGGTTATCCACAGGTAGTCGGTTCATCCACAGGTTGGCTCGCTGCACCGGCCGACGCAATCACCAGGGCAGCAGTGTGTCGCGGATGGATGACGTGGCACGCTACCGGGCACTTCGAGCCACCGGGGTCGGCGAAGGCGAGATCCGAGGGCTTCTCGACCGCGGCCAGCTGTGGCGGCCCTTCAACGACACGTATCTGCCCGCGACCGTTGCGCGGCAACTCCCGTACGCCCGCCTGCGGGCACTGTCGGCCCGGCTGCCGCCGACCGCGTTGATCTGCCGGCAGAGCGCCGCGTTCCTGCACGGCTTCGGCGACTTCGTCGCTGCGCCGAAGGACGACCGAGTACACGTGATGTTGCCAGCCGGCGTCGCGCGGCCCAGGTTCCGTGGCGTGATCATCCACGAGACGGCACTGCCGGCCGAGCCTTGCCTGGTCGATGGGGTGGCCTGTACGTCACCCGCACGTACGGCCGTCGACCTGGCACGGACATCTTCCCGGATGGACGCCCTGCCGGCCCTCGACGGCGCGCTACGACTGGGCGGATGTGACATCGAAGACCTCGCGCTTGAGGTGGCGATGCACTCCGGCCTGCCCGGCGTGGTGATGGTGCGTGACCTGCTGCGCTGGGTCGATGCGGGCGCGCAGTGCCGGCAGGAGAGTCAGCTGCGGCTGATCGTGACGGACGGCGACCTGCCGCGCCCGCAAACTCAGATCAAGGTTCTCGACGGGCCGTTCGTCACCCGGTACGTGATCGATCTCGGCTGGGAGGAATCGCGGGTCGGCGCCGAGTATGACGGCCGGTCGCATCTCACCGCCGAGCGCGCCCAACACGATCGCGAGCGACACAACTGGCTGGCCGCCCGGGGCTGGCGGATGCGCTACTTCACGGCCGTCGACATCTACCGACGCCCGCGACGCGTTGTCGCAGTGCTACGCCAGGCACTTTCCAGCTAGCACCATCCCACCGCCAGCTCCACCTCCATGATCGCGACGATCTTGCACTTATCGATGGACATTTTGGACAAATCCTCTCGATAACTGCAAGATCGTCGCGATCTTGAGAGGGGGGGCGGGGTGGCGGGGTCAGAGGCGGCCGAGGAGTTTGAGGTGCAGGTAGAGGTCGGCGAGTCGACTGGCGAAGGTGGCCGGTGGCGCGTCGAGGACCAGCACCCCGTACCGGCTGAGGGCGGTGCGGATCCGGTCCCGTTCGCCGGCGGTACGCCAGGCGGCCGCGGCGGCGTACACGTCACCGACGTCTCGCGGCGGCTCGTCGATCAACGCGGTCAGCGTCGGATCCTGCACCGAGGCGACCACGACCTGGTGGCGGGCGGCGAGCTGCGGTAACACCGGCAGCAACCCGTCGCCGAGCGCGCCCGGCTCCAGCGCGGTGCAGAGCACCACCAGCGCCCGCTTGCTCTCCCGGCGCAGCACCTCGCCGACCACCAGCTCGTAGTCGGTCTCGGCGAGGGTCGGTCGCAGCGGAGCCAACGCCCCGACCAGTCGGGGCATCAGCAACTGTCGACTGGTGCCGGAGACCGCCGCCCGTACCGCCGAGTCGACGGCCAGCAGGTCGACCCGGTCACCGGCGCGGTTGGCCAGCGCCGCCAGCAGCAACGCGGCGTCGATCGTCACGTCCAGCCGTGGCTCGTCGCCGATCCGGGCGGCCGAGGTCCGCCCGGTGTCCAGCACGCACACCACCCGCCGGTCCCGCTCGGGGCGCCAGGTCCGCACGAGTACGTCGGCCCGGCGGGCGCTCGCCCGCCAGTCGATCGACCGGACGTCGTCGCCGACGACGTACTCCCGCAGGTTGTCGAACTCGGTCCCCTGGCCACGGCCCCGGGTGGCCCGCATGCCGTCGATCACCCGCAACCGGGCCACCTTCTCCGGAAGTAGCCGTCGGGAGTCGAACCGGGGGAGCACCCGCAGTGTCCACGGCGGGGTCACCGGTCGTCCGCGCCGCTGGCGGAATGCCAGCCCCAGCGGCCCGACCGAGCGTACGGTCACGTCGGCGGCGGGCCGGTCGCCGCGTCTGGTCGGGGTCAGCCGGGCTGGCAACGCCACGGCCGAGCCGGGCGTCAGCCGTACCTGCCACACCGGGCCGCCGGTGCGCTCGGGGGTGCCGGCGGCCGGGCGAGCCGACGAGCGAGCCGGCGGCGGATCGGCCGGTTCGGCGGCCGGCGAACCGGCGGTCGGCGGGTCGGCGACCGGTGCGGCGGCGACGGCCCCGGCGGACGGGGTCCACGCATCGCGTACCTGGGCATGTAGCCGTCGCCGGGAATCGTTGCGCAGCCACAGGGTGACCGTGGCCGACGTACCGAGCCAGCTGGTGCGATCTCCCTCGCGGCGCAGGGCCAGTCTGCCCAGCGGTGCGGCCAGCAGCAGGTCGACCAGGGTCAGGCCGGCCACCGTCGCGGTCACGACGAGCAGGCCGAGCCAGGGCGACGGCCACCAGGGCAGGGTGAACGCCCCGAGACCGAGCAGCGCGGCCACCCGGGCGGTCACCGCGGTGTCGGTACGGTGCCGAGCACCGCGTCTAGTACGCCGTCCGCGGTGACCCCTTCCAGTTCGGCCTCGGGCCGCAGCCTGACCCGGTGCCGCAGGGTCGCCCGGGTGACCGACTTGACGTCGTCGGGGGTCACGTAGTCGCGGCCGGCCAACCACCCCCAGGCCTTGGCGGTGTTCAGCAGCGCCGTCGTGCCCCGGGGCGAAGCGCCCAGTGACAGCGCCGGCGACATCCGGGTGGCCCGGCACAGGTCCACGATGTAGCCGAAGACTTCTTCGCTGACCCGCACCTGGCCTACCGCCCGTCGCGCCGCGGCCAGGTCGGCGGCGGTGGCGACCGGGCGTACCCCGGCGGCGGCCAGATCGGACGGGTCGAAGCCCCGGTGGTGTGCGCGCAGTACGCCGAGCTCCTCCTCACGGCTGGGCAACGGCACGGCGAGTTTGAGGAGAAACCGGTCCAGCTGTGCCTCGGGCAGCGGGTAGGTGCCTTCGTACTCGATCGGGTTCTGGGTCGCGGCCACGACGAACGGCGTCGGTAGCGGCCGGGCCACCCCTTCGACCGACACCTGACGCTCCTCCATCACCTCCAGCAACGCCGACTGGGTCTTCGGCGGAGTCCGGTTGATCTCGTCGGCGAGCAGCAGGTTGGTGAAGACCGGACCCTGCCGGAAGGTGAAGGCGGCGGTGCGCGGGTCGAAGATCAGCGAGCCGGTGACATCGCCGGGCATCAGGTCCGGGGTGAACTGCAGCCGCTTCGTGTCCAGGTCGAGTGCGGCGGCGAAGGCGCGTACCAGCAGCGTCTTCGCGACGCCGGGCACACCTTCGAGCAGTACGTGGCCCCGACAGAGCAGGGCGATCACGAGTCCGGTGACCACGGCGTCCTGCCCGACCACGGCCTTGCCGACCTCGGTCCGCAGCCGTCGGAGCGCCTCCCTGGCCTCGTCTTCGCCGGCCAGCGGGCCACTCGTCGCCGGGCCGGCCGTGCTGGATTGACTCACCGCTGCTCTCCTTCGCTGTCGGATGGTGCTCGGGGTGCCGGCGTACCAGGCCCGCGACCGCCACCGGGCCCGGGCGGGTTCGGCGGCGTGGGTGGGTCCGGCGGCGCGGGTGGGTCCGGCGACCCGACCGGGTCCACCGGCCCGGCCGGTGGTCCGGCGACTGCGTCGTGCAGTGCGGCCAGGCGTCGCCCCAGCTCCAGCAGGTCGGCATCGGTGGTCGGGGGTGGACCGTACAACAGCGCGTCGATCGGCTCGGGCGGCTGGCCGGTGTGGCGGGCGACCGCGGCGACCACGTCGGCGGGGGTGGGTCGCCGGGTGAGCGCGAGGAGCGGGACCAGCCGGGCCAGCGTGGCGGTCCGCACGGCGTTGGCCGTCGGCTCGCGCCCCCTGACCCGGCGGTAGAGCCGGCCACGGCCGAGCACCGTCTCCGCCGCCGCGACGCGCACCGGCAGCGGCTCGGTCACCGGTGGCCCGAGTCGGCGGGACCGCCAGAACGCCAGGGCCAGCACCGCCAGCGCCAGCTGGACGAGCAGCGCCCAGAACCAGGCGGGGAAGGCGTCCAGCAGCGGGTTTCCGGCGTTGCCGGCATCGGCGGTGGT
This window harbors:
- a CDS encoding stage II sporulation protein M, which produces MDLDAYVAEHEPQWRRLEQLVRGRQLSVGEVDELVALYQRTATHLSVVRSRSPDPALVARLSGLVLAARSRLTGARTVRWAQVGRFFTTDFPQAVFRAAPWWGAVAVGFCALTGFLMWWVADNPDSARLLIGDQAASELAESSFAGYYTQYAAPNFAVQLFTHNSWLAAQCLAAGILVLPVLYLLWMNALNIGVTGGVMISYDRADVFFGLITPHGLLELTGVFIAAGVGLRIGGAWISPPAHLSRSRAVAQAGLSGVLVALGLVLVFAAAGLIEAFVTPAPLPTWLRVGIGASVWLAFLGYVVTCGSRRSRRHPLS
- a CDS encoding DUF559 domain-containing protein; the protein is MDDVARYRALRATGVGEGEIRGLLDRGQLWRPFNDTYLPATVARQLPYARLRALSARLPPTALICRQSAAFLHGFGDFVAAPKDDRVHVMLPAGVARPRFRGVIIHETALPAEPCLVDGVACTSPARTAVDLARTSSRMDALPALDGALRLGGCDIEDLALEVAMHSGLPGVVMVRDLLRWVDAGAQCRQESQLRLIVTDGDLPRPQTQIKVLDGPFVTRYVIDLGWEESRVGAEYDGRSHLTAERAQHDRERHNWLAARGWRMRYFTAVDIYRRPRRVVAVLRQALSS
- a CDS encoding DUF58 domain-containing protein, coding for MTARVAALLGLGAFTLPWWPSPWLGLLVVTATVAGLTLVDLLLAAPLGRLALRREGDRTSWLGTSATVTLWLRNDSRRRLHAQVRDAWTPSAGAVAAAPVADPPTAGSPAAEPADPPPARSSARPAAGTPERTGGPVWQVRLTPGSAVALPARLTPTRRGDRPAADVTVRSVGPLGLAFRQRRGRPVTPPWTLRVLPRFDSRRLLPEKVARLRVIDGMRATRGRGQGTEFDNLREYVVGDDVRSIDWRASARRADVLVRTWRPERDRRVVCVLDTGRTSAARIGDEPRLDVTIDAALLLAALANRAGDRVDLLAVDSAVRAAVSGTSRQLLMPRLVGALAPLRPTLAETDYELVVGEVLRRESKRALVVLCTALEPGALGDGLLPVLPQLAARHQVVVASVQDPTLTALIDEPPRDVGDVYAAAAAWRTAGERDRIRTALSRYGVLVLDAPPATFASRLADLYLHLKLLGRL
- a CDS encoding AAA family ATPase, translating into MSQSSTAGPATSGPLAGEDEAREALRRLRTEVGKAVVGQDAVVTGLVIALLCRGHVLLEGVPGVAKTLLVRAFAAALDLDTKRLQFTPDLMPGDVTGSLIFDPRTAAFTFRQGPVFTNLLLADEINRTPPKTQSALLEVMEERQVSVEGVARPLPTPFVVAATQNPIEYEGTYPLPEAQLDRFLLKLAVPLPSREEELGVLRAHHRGFDPSDLAAAGVRPVATAADLAAARRAVGQVRVSEEVFGYIVDLCRATRMSPALSLGASPRGTTALLNTAKAWGWLAGRDYVTPDDVKSVTRATLRHRVRLRPEAELEGVTADGVLDAVLGTVPTPR